In Musa acuminata AAA Group cultivar baxijiao chromosome BXJ3-9, Cavendish_Baxijiao_AAA, whole genome shotgun sequence, a single genomic region encodes these proteins:
- the LOC135649274 gene encoding uncharacterized protein LOC135649274, with product MSFLLRSGGRHRLLLSSSSSSSSVIRCLRRFSPAGAAAKDDSDDLEPIDPRKLPADYDLATFDPAAPRRSPPTERVWRLVDEIAALSLADVAELSCILRQKMGMEEPPAIGIANAGAGGAGASAAGAAAAGKEEAKKQEKTVFELRLDSYEAASKIKVIKEIRVFTDLGLKEAKDLVEKAPTVIKKGLSKEEAEQIIEKMKAVGAKVVME from the coding sequence ATGAGCTTTCTCCTCCGGTCTGGCGGCCGCCACCGCCTcctgctctcctcctcctcctcctcctccagcgtGATCCGATGTCTCCGCCGCTTCTCCCCAGCGGGTGCCGCGGCGAAGGATGACTCGGACGACCTCGAGCCCATCGACCCGCGGAAGCTCCCCGCCGACTACGACCTCGCCACCTTCGACCCGGCGGCCCCACGGCGGAGCCCCCCTACCGAACGCGTCTGGCGTCTCGTCGACGAGATCGCCGCCCTCTCCCTCGCCGACGTCGCGGAGCTCTCCTGCATCCTCCGGCAGAAGATGGGCATGGAGGAGCCCCCGGCGATCGGCATCGCCAACGCCGGCGCCGGCGGGGCCGGGGCGTCCGCCGCAGGTGCGGCGGCGGCCGGAAAGGAGGAGGCAAAGAAGCAAGAGAAGACGGTGTTCGAGCTGAGGCTGGACTCGTACGAAGCGGCGTCCAAGATCAAGGTGATCAAGGAGATCAGGGTATTCACCGACTTGGGGCTGAAGGAGGCGAAGGATTTGGTGGAGAAGGCACCCACGGTGATCAAAAAGGGGCTCTCCAAGGAGGAGGCGGAGCAGATCATTGAGAAGATGAAGGCCGTTGGCGCCAAAGTCGTGATGGAATGA